From a region of the Solanum stenotomum isolate F172 chromosome 2, ASM1918654v1, whole genome shotgun sequence genome:
- the LOC125856743 gene encoding uncharacterized protein LOC125856743, translating into MGDKKKAGALFVRLVSTAGTGFFYVKKKIKTLLTNQTKLEFRKFDPHVNCHVLFKEEKMK; encoded by the coding sequence ATGGGTGACAAGAAGAAGGCTGGTGCTCTATTCGTGAGGCTTGTTTCAACTGCTGGAACTGGATTTTTCTatgtgaagaagaagatcaaaacACTTCTAACGAATCAGACGAAGCTTGAATTTAGAAAGTTTGATCCTCATGTGAATTGTCATGTTCTGTTCAAGGAAGAAAAGATGAAGTGA